A genomic stretch from Podospora pseudoanserina strain CBS 124.78 chromosome 3, whole genome shotgun sequence includes:
- a CDS encoding hypothetical protein (EggNog:ENOG503PHKN; COG:K), with translation MEFSVEERAPLATNTNPVSGGATASGPPPPPASDTGADAGSEAPANPRKRKKASRACDFCHVNHQPCDNGKPKCSVCTKHNKPCLYLRPTKRRGPQKGYRTALNTYKESAAAWGAVLDAIPGLDALIEGHLRGAAGKSMITAIKDSNQQEALISKWQQSSVFKAFFGHNGPAPTPPTENNNNNNNNNSNNNQTTLDSKNNILPSQEVDEEDAPEEPPARPPPAKRATLQPPAPRSQSASSYVVPEQPRTPIQFPQLGSPFQPKDSASLSDIVAKDAAQAAMRTSQTLASLGFAPDETIADFYSMGSNPEPIADSNDPDFDPSLGSESEQRAYYELLMGRMFPG, from the exons ATGGAGTTCTCCGTCGAGGAACGCGCTCCCCtagccaccaacaccaaccccgtctCCGGTGGTGCTACCGCTTCCggccctccgcctcccccagccAGTGACACCGGCGCCGATGCCGGGAGTGAGGCTCCGGCCAATCCCcgcaagaggaagaaggcctcCCGTGC TTGTGACTTCTGCCATGTCAACCATCAGCCATGTGACAATGGCAAGCCAAAATGCAGTGTCTGTACCAAACATAACAAGCCATGTTTATATCTCCGTCCAACCAAGAGACGTGGTCCCCAAAAAGGCTACCGCACTGCTCTCAACACCTACAAGGAGAGTGCCGCCGCATGGGGAGCTGTACTGGACGCCATCCCTGGACTTGACGCCCTGATAGAAGGCCATCTACGAGGAGCCGCCGGGAAGAGCATGATAACCGCTATCAAAGATTCCAATCAGCAGGAAGCCTTGATCAGCAAGTGGCAGCAGAGCTCAGTCTTCAAAGCCTTCTTTGGTCACAACGGCCCAGCACCCACTCCACCCAcagagaacaacaacaacaacaacaacaacaacagtaaCAATAACCAGACCACATTAGATTCCAAAAACAACATTCTACCATCACAAGAAgtcgacgaagaagacgcaCCAGAAGAACCACCCGCccggccaccaccagcaaagaGAGCCACACTCCAACCACCCGCCCCAAGAAGCCAATCAGCATCAAGCTACGTGGTACCAGAACAACCAAGAACTCCAATACAATTCCCCCAACTGGGCTCTCCTTTCCAACCAAAAGATTCCGCCAGCTTATCAGACATTGTAGCAAAAGATGCTGCCCAGGC AGCCATGAGGACCTCACAAACCCTAGCCTCTCTAGGCTTCGCCCCAGACGAAACAATAGCAGATTTCTACAGCATGGGCTCCAACCCAGAACCAATAGCCGACTCCAACGACCCAGACTTTGACCCGTCGCTCGGCAGCGAGTCGGAGCAGAGGGCTTATTACGAgttgctgatggggaggatgtttcCTGGGTGA